The Manis pentadactyla isolate mManPen7 chromosome 12, mManPen7.hap1, whole genome shotgun sequence genome contains the following window.
GAGAAGTGGGCGGGGGTATTGGGGGAGAAGTTGCGGGGGCTGTCCAGTGGACTGCTACCTGTGGCGGAAAGAGGGGGGAATCTTTAGGCCTGGGGTGGGAGGCAACTCCATCAGGCTTCTTGATCCCAAAGCGAGTTGCACAACAGACCTCCCCCTTTAGTCCAGCCCATGTATAAGTGGGCCACGCCTCCTTAACTGGGGCCCCGCCTCCCTAAGGTGTTTTGGTTGCAGTCAGCCCAACCCCCTCCAGGCAGATTTCACTTTCTTCTGGGATGACCCCGCCCCTCAGGAATGGCTCCTCCTTTCTGCCCCATCCCTATTCCAATCTAGCTCTGCCTGGGTACCCACCCACCAATGCCGGTACCTCTGCGGATTGACCACATCCACACAAGGACCGCCCCTTGTCCAATCTGGGTCCTCCTCTGTCCAAACTCTGCACCCACCTTCCCGCAGCGTGGACACACCCCTCTCCGGTGGCCACGCCCCTTGCCTGTGGTCACGCCCCCTCTAGTCTGGGCCACACCCACCACCTGTCTCACCCAGGTGTCCAGGCAGCGGGGAGTGGGGTCGCGGCAGCGTGGGCGAAGTGCTGGTCAGGATGAGGCTCTTCCGGTTACTGGTGCGGCAGCTGCGGGGAAGGTAAGGCAAGGTAGGTGGCCAGGCCAGGCCGAAGCCTAATGAGTTTGTGGGCCAGCCAGCCGCCTTCCCATCTCAGATCCCAGCCTATCTGCCATCGTTGTGTGCTTGGATTCTCAGAGGAGGACTGCTCAGAGGAGATGGTGGAGGCCTAGGAAGGACTATACATGGGAAGGGATGTGACATGTATGGCATATGTGTGCAAAACTGCTGATATGGATCATGTATGACCATGTGGGCACAATGTCAGTCATGGAATGATAGACATGTTATCTGTGTGACACCACTGTATATACTGAGTGTGTGTCTGGGTCTGAGCATGACATTCCCAATGTGTATCCACATGTGGCACGCACTGTATGAGTTCTGTACTCGGTGCAACATAGTGTGACATCATGTGTGACAGGCCTTGGATTTACCTTAGGTGACACAACCTGTATAtctttgtgtgtctatgtgacaCACTGTGTAATGCCATTCGTCCATGACTAAATGTGCCATTGTGTGCTGTAACATGTACTTGATGCATAATTTCTGTGACATGTACCTCTGTTTTTGTGTGGCATTCTAAGTCTGTTCTGTGTGAGATACTGTCCTTGTGTCTATGTGTGACATTCACCATGTGAGTCCTCATGTGGCATCTACTGTGTGTGTTTAACATGTCTGAGTGTATCACCATATACATTCCCTAGGTGAGTCTTGCATATGATAACGTGTGATATTGTGTGTCCATCTCTGCAAGATTCCCTGTGTCTGTTTATTCAGGAGTCCTGTTTATTCTGGAGTCTATATCTTAGATGATATAATGTGTTGTGACATTGTTGGGTGCATGGATGTCATTGCAACACGTGTCTGTGTCTATCTCAGATGCATAATCATGTGTGTGGATCACTATGCATGTGACATCTTACTAGGTGTGTACAATACTGCACCTGTAGGTttaggtgtctgtgtgtgacgctggaggtgattctgtgtgtgtctgcatgcctCTGACCAGTGACCACTGTATGGCTGAGTGTGAGTGGTGCCTCACCAGTGTATCTGGGCCACTAGGgctgttgtgtgtgtatgtgtgtgtgacatcATGTCCTGTGTGACGCTGTGTCACAATTTTCCGTATGAGGCTGTGCTCTGGGGGGTAGTTTGTACTATGATAAAAGTCCCCCCTTTCCTTCCGCCCCTCAGGATTCCAGCTTAGGAAGAgggagcccccagcccctccactcccctcaccaccaccaccctccccCCGACACAGTGACTGAGCATATTAGCGTGTCCAGGAGTATGCGGcacaggggtgggggaaggccagGCTGCGGGTATTGTTTTAGGGTGCTAAGCCCTCCACCCTTCCCTTCTTCCCCTACCCCCACCAGACTTCCCAAGCCTGCAGCGCGAGCAGACAAAGGCGCCGCAACCCCCACCCGGCGCGGCCCCCCATCCCCGCAGTCCTTTCCAGCGTCTGGTTCTCCCAGCCGTGGCCGACACTGCCCCCCATTCAGCCCCATGCCTGGCAGGAAGGCGCAGCGCGGGCACCTCTGGCGCAGCTGGACGGGTGCAGCATCCTGGGCCCCGCCCTGCGGCAGCGGCTGAAGGGGTAGCTTTGGGGGGAGGGCGGGGTCAGGATTCGAGGGATAAGGGGTCTACCTCTTGGTGCGGCGGAACATACTGCCGCCAGGGAAGGAGGGCATCGAGAAATTGGAAAGCGCGGTCCAGAGAGAGTCAGACATGACCCGGCGgcggcgacatggtggcaggtgcggcagcggcggcggcgcgaGGAGCGAGCGCGCGCGGCGGAGGCTGGAGCCGCAACGGGCCCGGgagggcgggggaggggagggccgtgCAGCTGCCGTCTGCCAGGAGGGGGCGCTGCTGTGCACCAGCGCGCCAGGCCCCGCCCACGCGCGCGCCTGGCACCCCCACGAGCGCGGAAGAAGGAGCGGCCAGCCCGATGCGGCTCTCCCCCAAAACTCACCTGCTGCTTTTCCGGGGCAGGGGCAGATCCTTCTGGAAGGCAAACGGGCAAAAGGATAGAGGTCAGCGTGGACCACCAACCGCTCCCCACAAGCCCGGTCAGCCCCCTGGAGGAGCAGAAGTAGGGTGGTATAGGCCCCTCACCAGCATCGTCACCTGCACCACCGGCCATGCACTAAGAACAGGGCTCCTTGGGGGAAAGGGTAACCAGGATGATTCGTCTCTCGACCCCGAAAAACCAGCGCAAGGTCCCGTATAGGACTCCTGAGTTGTCATCTTAATGTGTGTTTGTGCAAATGAAACAGAAGTCtttatctgaaaatatttcttgagcacttactgtatgccaggtctgtgctaggcactggggacacagcagtgaatGAGACAAAAATTCCTGCCGTTTTGAGACGAGCATTTAGAGGAGGGAAGCAGACAATAAAATTACTGTAGAAGGGGCGATATAATTTTAGACAGTAGTAAGTGTCATGAATAAAATTAAGCAAGATGATAGAATGAACAATGGCTAGGAGGGGGACAAAATGGTCAGAAAAGACTGCCCTGGGGAAGTGACTTTTAATATGGGAGGATCTGTGGAGAGGgcattccaggtagagggaatTGCAAAGGCCTGGATGAACCTGGCATGCTCAAGCATGAgaggttgaatgaatgaatcctcgCACACCCCAACAGTTCTACCCGACTCCCGGCCAGATTCACAGAAAGCTGTGGATGAGAGTAGTTAGGGTGGTTCAAAACTGAGATCGAAATGGGAATCAGGCAACTGCTGGGTGGTCTTTTCCAATAATGTCAATGATAATAATTGGTAGGTATTAACTCTATGTGTCTATATCAGAAGAAGGTCGTGTTCTGTTTGTCAAGCACTCAGGAAGTCGCTACAGCGATCAGAAGTGACAGAGGTCTTCACCCTTTTTCCAGGAGAACAATGGGGAGATGGGATGCCGCCTTCCAGCCAGTTCTGTGCCCACAAGTTAAAGTGAATAAACGAGGTTGGTTAAGGCTGCAGGCGGAAAGATTCAGGTGAATTTCAAAAGCAATTTGGTGATGGCTCCAACCAGGGGAAAAAGGATTCTTCTAGGATCTCTGATAGCAGAaagtcctgggttcaaattccagctttgTCTCTCATAACCTTGGTAAATGACCTTCCAATGCTCAGTGCCTCCTAGAGTGTTCTTTGAGATGATGCAGGTGTAAGCGCTCGATAAATATTAGTTCGTAGAAACAGGAGTTATTGTGGATGACGTGCTGCATGACAAAGGATGGACCAGAGGGACCTCCCACTCCCATGTATAGACAGACATATGGTCGGGGTCAAAGGGCACACTGTCCAGATCTGCAGACCTGCCCTCCCGAGTCATGGGTGATTAGAATCCATACCAGGTTTTCTCCCTGTCTTTGCAGGATCAGCTTGAATGAGCTGAAGCTTGGACCTGCAGATCGGGCTGCGACACCGCAATGGCCCAAGAGAAATCAAGACCTGGATTCATCAGCCAGGGAGCCCGGAACTCCAGACCCAGGTACACTCTGCCTTCGAGAGTGAGCCCCTGGGGGACCTTTAAGTGCCTCCCGGAGAAGTCCTAGAACCTAGCCCTGTCCACTAGTGCCCCTAAACATTCTAGGGTCGAAGAAAGGGACAAACTGGAGCTTTGGAGGATTTGGATTCTTAGCGTCAGTGTAGACAGACGCCACTTCCATCCCCAGCGGCTGAACTACTCTGCCAAGCAGATTTTGCATCTTCCCAGGATTAATGGACGGCGCTGGGGACAGAGCATTCGAAGTGAGAATGCTGTCCATATAATCGATCCCAACTGCCCACAGGGAAGCCGCGGGCCCTCCGCGGTTTGTGGGACAGTTCCTAAGGGGTTGCACCAGTGTATGAGGGTGTATCCACGGCAGCCAAAGGGTTAACCCTGACTGAAGGGCAGAGGTAGCGGCAGGACTCCGGCAGGGCTACCTTGCCAAAAGGTTGCCTGAGTTAGGATGGGTGGGTGAGTAGGAGGATCTTGGGCTGGAGGCGGGGTCTTGAGCGGGAGACCGAAGTCCCGCGTGGCGCTGAGCCAATAGGATTCGGCGCCTGCCCAGAAGGTGGAGACACACCCCATGAAGACCGCGCCCGTTCCCTCCCCTTTCTCGGGCACCCGAAGGCGCGGACCCAGTCTGTGTTTTTCAAGCATTTGCTGTGGCATTGTCGCAGCTCCCCCACTTTTCTCTGAACCCCTTCTCCTAACTTAGCCCTGGGCTGGGGAGGAAATCCAGAGGCTTTTCCTCTGAAGATCACAGGCTCCTAGATGGGGCCATCTAAGCTGTTTGAAAGGAAATTCTGGACTCAGTTCTGGGTCTAGCATCATTCAGGCGCCCGGGAAATCCTTCCTGCCGTCTGACCCCGATTTTGCGATTTTTCCTGCTGCAATGACCGATCTGCTCACCTTGGTCTCCAACCTTAGGGATGGTGGGTTAGAGGACTCCAGAAATAGACCAGGCCCTGCTTGAAGGGTTTGAATTCTCCCCTTCTTTTCCCAACCTCCACGCTAGGGATGTAGCCTGAGTCTGGGCCCCTGCTAGGCTTTATCTGAACTCCTCCAGATTACTTAGCCCAGGGCTGGGCTTCAACAAGGCCCAGAAGGACCAGACCCCAAACAGGCCATAAGGTGTAGTTTTGATCAGTTTTCCCTCTGGGGTCAGTACTAGGGCAGCATCGACCCCCAGTATTAACCCTTAGAAGTGCACCCCGAAGACGGGAAGAGGTCACTTCTCAGCTTCAGAATCCTCACCCACCTTGGAGGTGGGAGTTCCTAACGCCTGGATCTGTCTTCCCCCACACTCCACAACAATCCTCAGTGTTCCACTCCGTGCAGTGGGCTTACGCCTCGCGCGCCTGCGCAGCCTGGATACCAGCATCTTCTAAGGCTGCAAGGAGCTAAAAATTGCTCCCGCCCACCCACAAGCTGAGCTGGACTTGAGGattgtggggtgtggggggtgttGTAGTGGAGGGAGGTGTGGGAGGAAGACTGAGGAGAGAGGCTGTCTAGGTGCCTGTCCAATTAGGGCAGTAGGAAGAATCCTGATGGCTGGGCAGGTGCCTGGAGGTGGCAGGGGGTCCCCACGCCTCAGAAAGGGGCTCCTGGGGTGGTGAGGGGCGAGGCAGCCGTACAAACATGTTTACGGCTGCTGCAGCGCCGGCGGCCCCGAGGGGCGCGAGCCCTGGGGCAACTACTTTGCTCTGCGCCCCTTCTCCCCAAGGCTGGCGGAGCGCCAGGGCAATGACTTTGGCCCTACCCCCCACCCCTCTGGCGGTCCAGGAGTCCCTCAGGCTGTCCTCGAGGGGGAGCGCCAGGCATCTCCCTGGATCCCCGGGCGGCGCCTGAGGGGCGGGGTCGCCAGCGCGGCGGGACGCGCGGCCACCGTGTTCCCCGCGGGTAGCGTCCGGAGGCAGTGGGAGGGGGCGCTCGGGCCTGCCCTGGCGCAAGTTCCCCCGCCCCCTACCGAGCCTCGCCGCAGGGCGCCGACCCCCTCCCTCCACCCGCGGCCCCGGCCACCAAGTACCTGCAGCCTCCGGCGGCGGATCAGGCCCGAATCATCCATGGCGGTGGCAGCGGCAGCGGCCTCGGCcccggggagggaggagggaagcggcggcagcggcggcggcgggaggaggagggaggagggaggagggaggagggaaggagggagaagccgCGGGgaccgcggcggcggcggcggcttgtggtggtggtggggcccGGGGGCGGAGCAAAGTGGGGCGGGCCTGGCGCCGTCACTGCGTCTGGGCGCCCGAGCCCTGCCACCGCCGTGGCTGCCCGCGCTGgggggaaggggcaggggtggggaggagcctCCGGATGCCCCAGAGGCAGCCAAGCTACGGGAGACCCCTAAAAGGAGAAACGGCCCAAGGGAGAGACATGCTCACCGGGAGACCCCCAATCTAGAAACACCCCAAGGGAGACATTCTAACCGAGATACATTCCCTATGcggacacccccacccccaccccgcagcGACCCCCTGCGGAAGACACATTCCCACGGGGAGATAGAAGATAGTCTCCGCGGGGCGGCCCTCTCCCGTCAGGAACTCTCCCTTCACCCTGAGAATCATTCCTGAGACAGATGGTCTCTGAGAGGGGATGCTTCCTCTCAAAAGCTCCCCCCACCTAGAGAAAAATCCCCACGGGTGGCTTTTGACGTGGGGAGCCTGGTGAGGGAGGATACCTTCAATGAAAGATCCCCTAAAAGCTATATTCTCTGTGGGAAATTGTCCCTACCCACGAGATCCGCACATACGGAGAAGATGTGTTCTTACAGAGTAACTTTTGCACTGAGAAGACCTGTGCTTACGGAAGATGTCCCTTCAAAAACACATTTTCGGTGCATGTACGGCCTCCTCCCTTAACTTACCCCCTCGGGGAACCCTGCTGCCCCTCTAGAGACTCCCTCCCTCATCATCAGGATTAAGGAGGCAGGCTGGGCCGGGCTGTATTTATAGGAGTGATTAGCTGGTAGTTAGGAAAGGGGACAGCTGAAGATTTTCACATGCACCCTCTCGCAGAGGTCCTATAGCTGAAGCCAATCCGACCATGCTTTCCAGAGTGGAGTGAAAAGTGCCGAAGACCTCCCCGCTCCAGGTTTACGTATTGCGGGGCAGGGTTGGGAGGGGGCTACCTAAGGGTCCCAGCTCAGCTGGCCCCAGGCCCTTGAGGGTGCAGTCAGTGAGCGGAAGCGACCCCTGCCGGCCAACCGGGGAGACGGCGAGGTCTTGGTTCGGGTGTTCTGAGCTTTGCGCCTTTGCCTCAGTTATCTCTGTCCGTTACTCTTCTGTCTGTCGGCATACTGGTTTTGTCATCTCACTGAATCATTTGCTCGCACTTCTCTGTCCAAAGCTCGCACTCCGCTCTGTCGCCCCTGCTCGCGCCGAAGGCCGCGGGAACTCTCCGTGGTACTGATCTTGCATGCTCCTGTCCGCGGTGCTGAAATCTGAGTGTGGGGTCGGGTCTGAAGTCAGGGGAGACTAAAGGTTGGCAAGAGgtacagcccagtggctggacaGATCTGACCCATGAGCACCCTGAATCACCCAAGATGGACCAGAGGAAGGCTAGGTTATAGTTGCTGAAGCCTCCAGGACATAAACTGGTATCAACAGAGGGTCCCAGAGACAGTGCCtactgattcattcatttactcaatgaGTCCTGATCACCTAGTGCGTGCAAATCAGTGTTTCGGGATCTGCGAGTACAACAATGAAAGATCCAGGCAAAAACTGTACTatcctgagaagggagggagagagacttgTGGTAATGGTCATTGCTCACAAAATGCATGTGCATACTCTGCAAACACAGGCATGTACACACGCACTCTCaagacatacacacaaacacaaacataccAACACATGCTCAGCAAACAgactcacatacacacattcacactcTCTGCAAACACTCCACAAACACACTCTGCAAATACACACCAACTCACACTCAGCaaacacagacttacacacaaaCATATGTACACAGTTGCAAATATACACTCAGCAAACATACAAAGTCCTATGCAAACACATAAAAACagaatacaaacacacacacagcaaatacacacacaaacacactctgcAAACACATACTTGGAAAACACAGACATTCACACACTCAGCAAATGCAGatacacacatacaacacatacactCAGTGAGCAGAAGCACACACACATAGCCCCAAAACAAGGAAAGCTCACTACACACAAACTCTCATCCAACATATAGATACATTATCCTCACAATAcagcacacaggcacacatacacacccatacCCACTGTAGGGCTATTTTTCTCATAGGACTCTCCCACTGTAATGTCAACTCTTTGAAGGTTGGGATTTTTATGTCTTTGTCACTACTGCATCCTTGGAACCTCGCAcacaataggtgctcagtaaatgattgttgagtgaatggatgaattgAGGGAATGCTTGCAAGGgacacacattcacagaaactGCAGAGggacacacatatgcatattcaTTTCAGATGCAGACATACACCCTCTCCACACATGACAGCACCCCACCTGTTCACTCATGGTCAGTATGTATGGTCAACAACTTTTATCCACTGATTCATCCACATCCTGCAGGACACCCATACTGATCCTACATCCCCCTCCCCCATATTTATTATGACTCTTACTCAACTGTACACACTTGACTTGAGACACATATACAAGTCTCCTaaactgtacacacacacacacactccccacaTAGAGATACAGAGCTTAAGCTAAAAGCTCAATGTAAAGGccaacacaaatatatatatgcactagCTTCAGGTCCATCTGCCTTTGGTCAGCTGGGGTGGAGACAAAACTGTGGGAAATCCCTCTCTGCATCAAATCATGCCCCTTTTGGCTGCCACTGTTTCCTGACTTGACCCTGAGATGTCTTAGCAGCTCCCTAGATCCCAGGGATCTAGGCTAACAGGTGAGAGGTGCCCAGAGGGGGCAGAATGGGAACTGTCATGCCAGCAGAGACCTCCCAGTTTCCCCTGCTCTGGGGCTTTTGGACCCCAGTAAGAGAACCCGATCCTGCAACAGCCAAACTTGACTCCAAAGTCCCAGCCCTGTTTGGCAGCCCCTAAGCCGATTATGGGTGGAGAGAAGGTGACCATGAGAGGCGCCAGTGGGAACAAGTCTGGGGGGGAGACTGGGCAGCAGAGAGGGAGGAATTACTGGTCAGAAGAAGGAGATTGGAAGAATTGAGAAGGTCCCTTAGTTCTGAGGACGACGGGGGTTGCCTGAGGGCCAACAGGGTGCGAGATCCTGCTGGGCCTGAGTAAGGAGGGGCACCATGGACAGACTGGGAGAGGACACTTGGGCCTGAGGGATGGAGGGGACATGAGTCTGATGGGGGAGTTTCTGGGTCAGAGGGAGATTTTGGTGGCCCCTGGGATTTGAAGATAGATGGCCTTTGCCTCCTCATCAATTGCCCATTCTCAGCTCTGGCTGGCTCTGTCTCACAGGTGTGCATCATTATGGTGCCACCCTGAGTTCCTAAAGGGGATGGAGGAACCTCACCCTATACCAGCTGACTCTTATCTCAGGTGGACATGGCCTGCAGGGGCTGCACTCGACCCaggggcctggcctgggcccTGCGACTGATGTTGGCATGGATCCTGCTGGGGACCTGTGAAGGGAGTCACCCACTCCCAGCTAGGTCCTGGAGACACCATAGGCTGGCGGCCGATCTGGCCACAGGCCAGCTGCACCTGTCAGGTGAGCACTCCAGACCCTGCCTAACCCCCAACACCAAGGAACCCCCACTCCACCATGGCAATGCCAGAACTTGCTTATGACAGGTGCTTAGGATGACCAGGGGTCAGGGACAGCCAGACCTGGTGCTGAATAATGGTGGTTTAAGTGTcaaactgcctgggttcaaatcccactcTACCATTttgtagctgtgtgaccctggcaaGTCACTTAAACCACTCTGGACCTCAAGCGAGCcattaaaaatggggaaaaataacAGGCCTACCTCACAGGAGTGTTATAAAGGAGAGTTTTGTAAGCATGTGAGAATCTGTACTACTCCAGAGACATAATAAATGATAAACCGATTATGATAAAGGATTATTATTACTTGAAACTGCATTTGCATCCCAAGTGAAGTGTCTTTGTTTATGTTTTATGTTTGGGAAGATTGATGTAACTGGGGTCTCTCCTATTCATGAGACCTCCGTGTCTTAGTTCCCCAACCCTACCTGAGGATCCGAGACCTCAACTCACAGGAGTCCCCTTCTCCATGGCCCTGTTGTTCCTCAGAGATGGACACACCAAAGGCATCAGGCCCTGGGATCACCCCAGAACGCTGTGAGAAGTCGAGTCTCGGGTGAGTACAGCACCCCCAGCCGGTATTTCCTTGTGTTCTTTGATCCAGTTGCCTCCTCCAGGGGCTAGAATCCCAGCGCATCCTGACCCATCCGGGCCTgtctttccctctttaggtgcGAATCCTTCCTGGGACACCTCCAAGTTGCCCTCCACAGTCGTTTCCGCCTGCTGCTATTGGGGATGCACCAGGCACGGCCGATCTGCGCTGAGCTGTGCGATTCCTGGTAGGCGAAGAGGGGCGTGTGGGGCGTGGCCGAAGGGGGGATCTTCAGCTCGCTCCTCCACCTAGCGTTTGAAAGGACTTGGGCCTGGCTGCAACCCCGGCCAAGGGTTAAGGATGAGACCCAGGATTTAGACTCTTGGCAGAAAGGGGTGGGGCCTGCTCAGGCGTCGGCTTTTAAGATTGGCAGTAAGGAGGCGTGGCCTTCCAtggacagaatttttttttaaaggggcgGGCCTGTTGATTGAAAAGAGAAGCCACAGGGTGGAGAATGAAAGGGGCTGGCCTGGAATAGTTGGTCTGAGGTCTGCAGGGATGAGGCCAATTGTAACAGGGCCCTGGGTTATTTGTGGAGAATACGGGTTGGGTGAAATCCGGGGGATGGTGTGTGTAGGGGTGTGGCCCTAAGAGGCGGGGTCTGGAGCTAGGGGAGCGACTAACACCCGTTGAAGCCTCAGAGAGCAGGAATCCCACGAGAAAGCTACTTCGGAGCCTTTTCCCACCTTCTCTCCACACATCATCCCCAGGTTTGCCGCCTGTCAGAGTGATATCACCTGCGGCCCATCTTGGACCCCACTCCTAAAAAAGACGGCCTGCAAACCTGGCTGCAATACCTATGGGCAGGTGAGCTTGAGAAAGAGGGCGAGGGGAAGAGATTGAGACCTTGCCTTACTGCGTCCTGTCTTAATCCGCCTAAACCCCAGATCTGGACTGGTACTCCCAACGTCCCCGGCTCCCCCTCTTCTCCTTCCCGCAGCCCGGTCTCCACAGTGGGTTACGCCCGTAGCCTTCCCTAGGACACAGAGTCTGGATTTCCCCTTCCCAAGGGACCGTCTCTGCTCTAGGCCCAGCCAGTTTCCCCTGGAAGACCCAGAGGCTCAAGTTACCTTCCCCAAGTTCCCGGACTTAAtctgtccctcccctcccctagCCCCCTGGGACCCAGTAAGAACGACGCGCCCTCCCCAAGGCCCCGCTCCCGCTACAAGCCCGCCCCCACTCTCCCTGGAAAAACCAGAGGCAGAAATTGCCAGCCCCAAGACCGCGAGTCCCAAACCCGGTCCCAACCAGTCAGGGAACTCC
Protein-coding sequences here:
- the RTBDN gene encoding retbindin isoform X2, with amino-acid sequence MACRGCTRPRGLAWALRLMLAWILLGTCEGSHPLPARSWRHHRLAADLATGQLHLSEMDTPKASGPGITPERCEKSSLGCESFLGHLQVALHSRFRLLLLGMHQARPICAELCDSWFAACQSDITCGPSWTPLLKKTACKPGCNTYGQIFANGADLCRSVLGYALPVAVPGSGYCLNISISVLPDPKHGRKARETTSPRSHRLRTWLLDATGSGSGSGSGSGP
- the RTBDN gene encoding retbindin isoform X1, whose translation is MACRGCTRPRGLAWALRLMLAWILLGTCEGSHPLPARSWRHHRLAADLATGQLHLSVPQPYLRIRDLNSQESPSPWPCCSSEMDTPKASGPGITPERCEKSSLGCESFLGHLQVALHSRFRLLLLGMHQARPICAELCDSWFAACQSDITCGPSWTPLLKKTACKPGCNTYGQIFANGADLCRSVLGYALPVAVPGSGYCLNISISVLPDPKHGRKARETTSPRSHRLRTWLLDATGSGSGSGSGSGP